In Streptomyces chartreusis, the following proteins share a genomic window:
- a CDS encoding HIT family protein: MNNALKECEFCKIAAKISTAEIIYETDSCLAFFPLNPATKGHTLVIPKQHVTDFTSADLDTFAELSSTALKVGRKLRGVYSPDGMNLITSAGRAASQSVMHLHLHLVPRWTNDKMGKIWPPKHSTDPQVLSGWAEEFRNYRKMGG, encoded by the coding sequence ATGAATAACGCCTTGAAGGAATGCGAATTCTGCAAGATCGCCGCAAAAATTAGCACTGCCGAGATAATTTACGAGACCGACTCTTGCCTGGCATTTTTCCCGCTTAATCCAGCGACCAAAGGGCACACTTTGGTAATCCCGAAGCAACATGTAACAGACTTCACAAGCGCGGACCTCGACACCTTCGCTGAGCTAAGCTCGACAGCCCTCAAAGTTGGCAGGAAGTTGCGAGGCGTCTACTCGCCTGACGGAATGAACCTGATCACATCCGCTGGCCGAGCAGCTAGTCAATCCGTCATGCATCTCCACCTACATCTTGTGCCCAGATGGACGAACGACAAGATGGGGAAAATTTGGCCACCTAAACACAGTACTGATCCACAGGTCCTTTCGGGCTGGGCCGAAGAGTTTAGAAACTACAGGAAAATGGGGGGTTGA